The Flavobacterium sp. 140616W15 sequence TTTTTATTACAAAACCAAAATCTGAAAAGGAAATGATTGCTATTATTTCTAAATTTAAAAGTGATTTTGATCCTAATAGCAAAGCAGAATACAGTAATTCTAATTATGTTCTTTTGAGTTATATTCTTGAAAAAATCTATAAAAAATCATATTCAGTAGTTTTAGATTCTAAAATTATAACTCCATTAGGTTTAAAAAACACCTACTTTGGAAATAATACAAAGAATCAAAACGATGAAGCTTATTCGTATCATTTTACCGATAAATGGGAAAAAGGAACAGACACAGATCCTTCAATACCGATGGGTGCTGGAGCAATTGTATCAAATCCAACTGATTTGACACTTTTTATAGAAGGGCTTTTTAATGGTAAAATAGTTTCTGAAAAGTCTTTATCACTAATGAAAACGTTAAACCAAAATTTTGGAATGGGAATGTTCGAAGTACCTTATTTTGATCATAAAGGATATGGGCATACCGGAGGAATAGATGATTTCAGATCAATTTTAGCTTATTATCCAAACGAAAAACTATCAGTAGCTATTACTTCAAATGGAATGATTTACCCAAATAATAATATACTTAAATGTGCTTTGAGTAGTTATTTTAATAAACCATTTGAAATGCCAACTTTTAATTTATTAGAGTTAAAACCAGAAGTTTTAGATTTATATACTGGGCAATATTCAAGTACAGAGATTCCGATAAAAATTGATATTACTCGAAACGAAAATAAATTATTTGCACAAGCAACTGGCCAACCTGCATTTCCATTAGATGCTACAGAAACAAATATTTTTAAATTCGACCAAGCAGGAATCGTTCTTGAATTTAATACTAATAAAAAACAAATGGTTTTAAAACAAGGAGGAAAAGAATTTGTTTTTAGTAAGTAATAAAAACACTACCCTCCTATTTATTGCAAATAATTAAATACATAAACTATAATAGATTTATACAATAAGTTCAAGCTTCTTAAGAAATTAAGGAGCTTTCTTATTTTGGATGAAATAGGATTATCGCTAAAGAGACTGCTTAAAAGTATATTATTTATAAAAAGACATCTCACAAATAATAATAAAATAGTCCTATATTAGCTATAAATAAAGGAGTTTGAATATAAATTAAGCTAGATTTTACTCTTTTTATTTTCAATAGCTGATTTTGAAATAGATATCAAATTTAAAAAACAATATTAATTTTTAAGAAATGAAGAATCAAGAAATTTTCTTTGCCAAAGGAGATAGTCCAAAAATGATTGAAGCTTTTAAAAATGCACAAGAAACGTTTAAATATTTTTGGAGAGAACTATCTTGGGAATACCGCCGAATTGTTCCTGCATTAACCGTAGCATGTGTAAAAGTGGCATTTTCTCAAGATACTGAAGAAAGTGAACATCCTATTGTAGAACATATGTGGATTAATGATATCACTTTTGATGGAGAACAGATAAAAGGTGTTTTAATAAACGCCCCAAACGAGTTAACAAACATCAAGAATGGAGATGAAGTTGTGATTCCTTTAAACCAGATTAGTGATTGGTTATTTGCTATTCAGGGTAGTTCCAAAAAAGGGCTTTCAAAATTGTTCTCATCGTCTCAACCAAAAGCTTATGGGGGATTTACAATTCAGGCGATACGCTCAGAAATGACAAATCAGGAAAGAAAGGACCATGATAAAGCCTGGGGATTAGATTTTGGAGATTTCAATGAAGTACTTCTTGTTAACGAACAAAAGGATAAGCCAGAAAATCTTATAGAACATCCTATGAGTAAAAACATGAAAGAAAAACTTCAGGAGTTCTTAGAGCAAAACCCCAATGAAATTACCTATCAGGATGAAGATGGCTTTTCTTTATTACATAGAGAAACAATTGCAGGAAACAGGACTTCTGTAGCAGTTTTGTTGGAATCTGGAGTTAATAAAGACATGAAAACAAATCAAGGTAAAACAGCATTAGACATTGCAAAACAGTTAAAATGGGAACATCTTATCCCTGTACTTAGTAATTAATCTTTTTTATTAGCAATCTTCAAATGAACAGTAATACCATTTTTGACAAAATAGCTGAACTACCAGAAAGCTCCAGAAAAACGTTGGAGGAAAACATTACATTGGTACGTTATCCTAAAGGGCATATTTTATTAAAAGCAGGAAAAATCGAATCGAATATCTATTTTATAAAAAGAGGAATTGTTAGAGCCTATGTCAATCAAAACGACAGTGATGTTACTTTTTGGTTTGGAAAGGAAGGAGAAACTATTCTTTCGATGAGAAGTTATGTCGAAAATCAAAAAGGCTATGAAGATATTGAACTTCTTGAAGACTGTGAGCTCTATGAATTAAAGACTTCCAATTTGCAACGGTTATTTGAAGAAGATATACATATTGCTAATTGGGGAAGAAAATTTGCAGAAAATGAACTCATAAAAACAGAAGAGCGATTAATTTCGAGACAGTTTAAAACAGCATCCGAAAGATATAATGAGCTAATAACCAATAACCCCGATTTAATTAAGAGAGTTCAACTCGGATATATTGCCTCCTATCTTGGAATCACTCAAGTAAGTTTAAGCCGAATAAGAGCCGAAGTAAAATAAATTTATTTTTTATCATTTGTTAAATTTTAATTGGATCCACTGAAGGAACTTTGCCTTATTAAAATTTAAAAATATGAATTGGATTCTTTTGATTATTGCAGGATTATTTGAGGTAGCGTTTGCTTCGTGCTTAGGAAAAGCTAAAGAAGCAACAGGAAATGATGTTTATTTATGGTATGGAGGTTTCTTGGCATCGCTTGTTATAAGTATGCTGCTTCTTATCAAGAGTACACAAACATTGCCTATTGGGACTGCTTATGCTGTATGGACAGGTATTGGTGCTGTTGGAACAGTTTTGGTTGGTATTTTTGTGTTTAAAGATCCAACAAACTTCTGGAGATTGTTCTTTATTGCAACATTAGTAGGTTCAATCATCGGAT is a genomic window containing:
- a CDS encoding serine hydrolase; this translates as MHNFTNEENLRSDVFITKPKSEKEMIAIISKFKSDFDPNSKAEYSNSNYVLLSYILEKIYKKSYSVVLDSKIITPLGLKNTYFGNNTKNQNDEAYSYHFTDKWEKGTDTDPSIPMGAGAIVSNPTDLTLFIEGLFNGKIVSEKSLSLMKTLNQNFGMGMFEVPYFDHKGYGHTGGIDDFRSILAYYPNEKLSVAITSNGMIYPNNNILKCALSSYFNKPFEMPTFNLLELKPEVLDLYTGQYSSTEIPIKIDITRNENKLFAQATGQPAFPLDATETNIFKFDQAGIVLEFNTNKKQMVLKQGGKEFVFSK
- a CDS encoding DUF2314 domain-containing protein — protein: MKNQEIFFAKGDSPKMIEAFKNAQETFKYFWRELSWEYRRIVPALTVACVKVAFSQDTEESEHPIVEHMWINDITFDGEQIKGVLINAPNELTNIKNGDEVVIPLNQISDWLFAIQGSSKKGLSKLFSSSQPKAYGGFTIQAIRSEMTNQERKDHDKAWGLDFGDFNEVLLVNEQKDKPENLIEHPMSKNMKEKLQEFLEQNPNEITYQDEDGFSLLHRETIAGNRTSVAVLLESGVNKDMKTNQGKTALDIAKQLKWEHLIPVLSN
- a CDS encoding Crp/Fnr family transcriptional regulator, yielding MNSNTIFDKIAELPESSRKTLEENITLVRYPKGHILLKAGKIESNIYFIKRGIVRAYVNQNDSDVTFWFGKEGETILSMRSYVENQKGYEDIELLEDCELYELKTSNLQRLFEEDIHIANWGRKFAENELIKTEERLISRQFKTASERYNELITNNPDLIKRVQLGYIASYLGITQVSLSRIRAEVK
- a CDS encoding multidrug efflux SMR transporter; its protein translation is MNWILLIIAGLFEVAFASCLGKAKEATGNDVYLWYGGFLASLVISMLLLIKSTQTLPIGTAYAVWTGIGAVGTVLVGIFVFKDPTNFWRLFFIATLVGSIIGLKSVSH